TCGGTGACGTAGACCGGCGCGTTCGCGCCGGGGACCCGGACCTCGCGCTCGAAGTCGTAGGCGTCCACCCAGTAGTCGAGTTCGCTCGGCGCGTCCTCGTCGTCGGGCAACGCGAAGTCCTCGGCGGCGAACGCTGGCAGAATCAACACGTCGAGGGACCGCGGGGAGTCGCGCTCGGCGGACGACTGCTTCATGGCCGTGGGGTCGCGGCGTCGGCAAATCAGGGTTCTGGTCGCGCTCGGTGGATTTCACGGGCAAAAGTACGTGGAGGGCGTCCGTCACCGCCGACCCCTGCTCGGCCGTGAACCCGAGGAGAACTACGACGGTAATCCACGTGAGGTTCCCGTCGCCGGTTCGCTCGCCGGTCATTCCACGTCGGATACGCCGGTGCGACCGAAAACAGTGTGTGCCGAGAAAAGTCCTCGGGCGCGGAGAGACGCGACTCAGACCCGCATCCGCGCCACCAGCACCGCCGCCAGAAGCGCGACTACCGTCGCGCCGACGCCGAATCCGGGGACGTTCGGCGCGGGGTCGCCGAATCCGCCGCCGTCGCCTTCGCTCGTCACGCCGAGGGTCGCGGTGCGGTCCGCCACCTCGACCGTGTAGTTTCCGGCGGCGTTCACCCGCCTGACGAAGGTGACTTCGGTCGTCTCGCCTGCGGGAACCGTCACGTTCTTGGTCGCCAACTCGTCGCCGAACATGGTCAGCGCGACCGGTCGCTCGCCCGCCTCGCCGCCGGTGTTCTCGACCGTCGCGGTGATTTCGACCGCTTCGCCAGCCGAGATGGTCGAACTGTTCAGCGACACGTCCACGACCGACGTGTTCGCCGGAATCGTCTCCTTCACCGCGAGCGTCCCGGCCGCGGTGCCCTCGACCGCGACTTCGTACTCGCCGGGCGAGGGGGCCGTCCCCGAGAGCGTCACGTCGGCCGACTCGCCAGCGGCCACCTCGACCGTCTTCGAGGCAATCGCGCTCCCGTCGAGCGTGAGGTTCACCGTGGCGCTCCGGGCCGCAGTCCCCGTGTTTTCGACCGTCACGTTCGCGGTCACGTCGTCACCGGTCGCCACGACTTCGCGCTCCAGTCGGGTGTCGGCGACCGAGAGGGGTCGGTTCGCGCCGACCGCGAGCGTCCCGAGTTCGTCGGTCGTCGCCGCAATCCGGTAAGTGTCGTCGGTCGCTTCCACGACCCTCGCGTCGAGTCGCTCCCACTCGGTGGCGTTTCGGTAGACCGCCACGTCGTCGCCGGAAGTCAGCGCGCCGAGCGCGGACCGCCGGACCGCGAACTCGACCGTCGCGTTCTCGACGCCGGTGTCGAGGGCGCTCGCGCCGAGGTCGAGGTAAGCCAGCGTCCGACCGGCCGAGTCGAGCGCCGGGGCACCCTCCGGCGGGTCGGCGCTCGCAGAACTCTCGAAGACGACGTGGGTGTCGTCGCTCCGGAGGTCGACCGCTATCGCTCGGAACCGAACTCCGGTCTCGTCGGCGACGGCGCTGGCGGGGAGGTCGGCCTTCACCGCCTCGTCGCCGCGGGCGTTGCGCACGTCGATGGCGAACGCGTTCGGGCCGGTCCGTTCTGTCTCGGTGACGACCGGCGGCGGGCCGAGACTGGTCGAACCGCCTCCGCCACCGCCCCCGCCGCCGGTCGCGGCCTTGCGCTCGGACTCGACTTCGATTCGGGCCGACGCCTCGTCGGCGTTCCCGTCGTCGTCCACGACGGTCACGACGGGTTCGTAGGTGCCGGAACTCCCGTACTCGTGGGTCACCGTCGCGTTCGCCGTCGTGGTGGCGTCAATCGTTCCGTTGCCGTCGAAGTCCCAGCGGTACTCGACGATTTCGCCGATTGAGTCGGTCGAGTTGCTCGCGTCGAGCGTCACCGTCTTCCCGGTTCGGGTCCGGTTGGGCACCGAGAGTCGCGCGCTCGGCGCGTCGGTGACTTCGACCGGAATCCGTTCGGTCGCCGCGGTTCGTCCCGCGGCGTCCTCGACCACGAGTTGGACCGTGGCGTCTCCGATTCCGTCGAAGGCGTAGGTCGCGTTCGCGCCCTCGCGCCGGTCGGCGTCCCCGCCCTGCCGGAACGTCCACGCGTAGGTCAGCGCTCTGTCGCTGTTGTCGGTCGCGTTCGCCGACACGTCGAAGGTCTCGCCCGCCGACACCTCGCTCGGGACGGTGTAGTTCTCGATGGCGGGGTCGCTCGCGTTCGTGACGGTGACGGCCACCCCGTCGGTGCCGGTGTTGCCGTTGTTGTCGGTGACGGTCAGGTTGACTCGATACTCGCCCGGCGAGGGGAAGGTGACGCTCGCGCCGGGGGTGTTCTGGTCGGCGTCGGTCACGTCGCCACCGGGGGCCGACCACTCGTAGGTCTCGACGCTCCCGCGTTCGTCACTGCTCGCGCTTCCGTTCAGGGTGATGGGTGCGCCCGCCTCGACTTCCGCGGGGGACGCCGCGGCCCTCGCTGTCGGGTCGTCGCCCGCGACGATTCGGACCGTCTTCGTGACGTTGGCGGTCTTGCCCGACCGGTCGGCAACCGTCAGCGTCACCTCGTAGGTGCCCGGCGAACCGAACGCGCGGGAGACGCGCTGGCCGGTCTCGGGGGTCCCGTCGATACGCCACTCGTAGCTATCGGCCAGCGCCACGTTGTCGGAACTCGCTGACCCGTCGAAGGTGATGGTCTCGCCGACGACGTGGTACTCGCTGTCGCCCGCGTCGTCCTCGACGGTGAAGTCGGCGGTCGGTGGCTCTCCGGCCCTCACTTCGACTGTTGTGGAAGCCGTCACCGTCTGGCCGTCCGCGACCATCGTCACGGCGGCCTGCTGGTTCCCGGCGCTCTCGTAGGTGTGGGAGACCTGCGCTCGCGGGGTCGTGTCGTCGGTCTCGCCGTCGCCGTCGAAGTCCCAGCGGTACTCCTCGGCGCTGTCGTCGGCGGTGAACGTCACGCTCTGTCCGGCCTCGACGGTTCCGGGGTCCGCCTCGACGCGAGCGTCGAGGCAGTTCGCGCCGCGTTCGATGACGACCGGTTCGCCCATCCGGAGGTCGAGCATCTCGCCGTCCATGTCGTCGTGGCCGACGTTGTTGCGCACGGCCCAGCGTTCGATGTCGCCGGTGAACTCGGCGTCGATGGTGACGCTCTCGCCCTCGGCGAGGTTGTGGAACCCGCGGTACGCGCCGCCGTCGGTGCCGCCCGGTCCCCACTGCCAGTGAATATCGAAGTATCCACCGTCGAACGCCCGGAGAGGAGCGAACTCGTCGCTCTTCTCCGCGAGGTTCCGGTGGCCGTACCGGGTTCCGGACCCGTCGGTGTACACGTCGTCGATGTTCTCGCGGGGGTACATGTCGTCGATGTACGCCCACTCGCCCGACGGCAGGTTTTCGAAGGTCCAGTCGGCCGTGCCCCCGCCGGGCGACGGTTCGAAGAACCCGTCGCCCGGCCCGTGAATCCCGTTGTAGGGATTGTGCGACGAGATGGCGGTCTCCTCGTAGAGTCGGTCGTGGCGGACGACGAGGCTGACCTCGCCGTTCGGGTTCTCGTAGAAGAACAGGTGGCTCTCGCCGTCGGCCGACCAGTTGTACTTGCCGTAGGTGCCGTACTCCCACGGTTCCCAGCGAAACTGGTCGTTGAGGTACGGCGCGTACTCGCGTATCTGGCCCCGCATCGAGACGTTCTCCTCGCCGGGCCGGGGGTCGGTGTCGTTGCGGTAGCGGTAGTCCATCTGGGACTCGATGGACTCGAACCCGTTCCAGTCGGGATTCTCGAAGTCGCCGTACACGTCGGCGGGTTCGCCCGGCCCGTCGTATGGTTCGACTTCCCGGAGTTCGACCTCCGGCACCATCTTCGGGTGGGAGGCGGTGTAGGGGTTCACTTCGTAGCAGACCGACGTGCCGGGTTGGGTAATCGTGTACACCGGCGACCCGTCGTGGTCTGCGCGTGCGGTTCCGACTACTCCCGCGATACCGGACGGGAGCGCCGACGTGACTAACAGCACCGTCAGCGCGATGCTCGCAATCGTGGTTCTATCGACGTTCATCTCGCTACTTATCGTCCGTATTCCGGTATTTCCCTTTGTTATGGACTCTCTGCCGGGTATCTTGGCGGACGCTATCCGAGTGTAGCGGCGGCGTAACCGTCGGACGACTAACTTTTAATCTCTGATGAAGACTGCATAATTATTTCTAAAAGAAATAGAAACATTTCTTAAACAATCCTTTTCCTATCTTCCTCTCCGACCTCGACACGCTGTTGTTCGCGCTCCCGCGAGCGACCACGAAGTCCCGCCGGTTGCCCCGTATCTCGTTGGCCCGCAAGCGGTTGTCGTCGGACGCCAGCAGGGAGACGCCGCGGCGGTTGTCCACGACCCGGTTGCCCGCGACCAGATTCCGGTCGCTCTCTACGAACAGGAGTCCGTCCCGGTTGCCCGACGCGACGTTGCGCCGGAGGCGGTTGCCGTCGGCGTTCCGGAGGCGGACGCCGACCGCGTTGTCGGTCGCGCGGTTGCCCGCGAGCGCGTTGTTCGACGCGCCGTCGGCGAGGAAGACGCCGTAGAACCGATTCGTGAGTCGGAGGTCCGCGATTCGGTTACCGTCGGCGGCCGAGAGCCAGACCCCCGCGACGCGGTTGCCGGTGGCCGACCCGCCGACGACGCTGTTTCCGTCCACACCAACCGCGACGACGCCGTACTCGTTTTCCCGCGCGGTCACGTTCCGGACCGCGTTGCCCGACGAGTCCGCGCCGAGGTGGACGCCGAACAGCGAGTTCCCGGCGGCGGTGACGTTCGCCGCGACGTTCCGGTCGCTGTCGTCGAGGAGCGAGAGACCGTGGACCGCGTTGCCGGTCGCGCGCACGCCCGCAAGTCGGTTTCGGCTCGCGCCGTAGAGTCGGACCCCGACCCTGCTCCGAGTCGCTGTCACGTCCGCGAGGACGCCGCGGTCCGCTTCGGTCAGGCGCACGGCGTCGTCCCAGTCGGCCACCGTGAGGTTCCGGACGGTGACGTTCGAGACGCCGCTTCCCCACGCGCCGACCGCCACCCCCGCGGTGCCGAAGGCACCGCGGCCGTCCACGAGGTGGTCTCGGCCCGACAGTACCACGTCGCTCGCCCGAACCCGGATGCACTGGTCCGCCGAGACGTTCCGGAGGTCGGTCGTCAGCGCGTAGCGCCCCGACTCGCGGATGGTCGTACAGGAGTCGATGGGCGCGGGCGCGCGAGAGTCGGCGCTCGTCCGCGAGTCGAATCCGGCCTCGCCCGCGTCGTCGCCGACCGCTTCGGTCGGCGACGACGCGACTGGTCCGACCGATGTGAGCAGAGTTCCCAGTACCGCGAGGGCGACGAGCGTTCGGCGCACGCTCGCGCTTCGCGTGCCACCGCCCTCGTTATTCGGCCGGTTCCGCGGACGTAACGCGGATTTCGACCGGCGAGTCCGACGACGGTTCGGGAGTCGGACCCGCGACTCCCGCTACGGCCTGCGGTCCTCTACCGCCTCGGCGCTTTGCTCGGTCACGCGCACGCCCTTCGCCGAGAGGTGTTGCATCCGCCGCCGGGCGAAGTCCTCTTCGGTCGTCCCGCGCGTGGCGAGGACGTACATCCGGGCGTTCCCGGTCGGGCGCATCGTCCGGCCCGCGCGCTGTGCGCCCTGCCGCCGAGACCCGCCCAGTCCCGAGGCCACGATTGCGAGTTCGGCGTCGGGCAGGTCAATGCCCTCGTCGCCGACCCGCGAGACGACGAGGGTGTCGCGCTCGCCCGACGTGAACTCCTGTAGCAGGTGCTGGCGGCGGGCGTGGCGCATCTCGCCCGAGATGAACGGGACGTTGAGCGCCTCGGCCAACTCCTCGCCTTGGTCGAGATACTCAACGAAAATCAGGGCCTTCGCGTGGGGGTGTTCGGTCCGGAGATGGCGGATTTCCTCGACCTTCGCGGGGTTGCTCGCGGCGATTTGGCGCTTCTCGTGGCCGTCGGCGCTCCCGTACTCGTGGCGGTAGGTCTCGTCGTCCCACGGGACGTACCGAATCTGGACCTCGGGTTCTTGGACGTATCCGGCCTCGAAGAGGGCGTCCCAGTCGGTGCCGATGGGCGGGCCGATGAGGGTGAAGATTTCCTCTTCGTCGTCAGATTCCCGTACCGGGGTCGCGCTCAGGCCGAGGCGGTGCTTGCTCTGGAGTTCCGCCGACCTTCGGAAGACCCGGCTTGGTATGTGGTGGCAGTTGTGAGTCAAGAAGCCATCGGCGAGGAACGTGTGCGATTCCGTCTCGAAGTCGTAGACAGTTTTCGTACCGATGGATTCTACATCGGTGACTTCCACGAACGTAAGTCCTTGTAGCTTTTCGAGACGGTCGGCGTGCTTTCGAGCGACATTTCGTCGTCGTTTGGCGATGTCCACCGTCGTTTGAATCGTCGCCTCCTCCTCACGTTGAAATCGTTTGTACACCGTCGCTTGCGGTGAAT
Above is a genomic segment from Halorussus caseinilyticus containing:
- a CDS encoding PKD domain-containing protein gives rise to the protein MNVDRTTIASIALTVLLVTSALPSGIAGVVGTARADHDGSPVYTITQPGTSVCYEVNPYTASHPKMVPEVELREVEPYDGPGEPADVYGDFENPDWNGFESIESQMDYRYRNDTDPRPGEENVSMRGQIREYAPYLNDQFRWEPWEYGTYGKYNWSADGESHLFFYENPNGEVSLVVRHDRLYEETAISSHNPYNGIHGPGDGFFEPSPGGGTADWTFENLPSGEWAYIDDMYPRENIDDVYTDGSGTRYGHRNLAEKSDEFAPLRAFDGGYFDIHWQWGPGGTDGGAYRGFHNLAEGESVTIDAEFTGDIERWAVRNNVGHDDMDGEMLDLRMGEPVVIERGANCLDARVEADPGTVEAGQSVTFTADDSAEEYRWDFDGDGETDDTTPRAQVSHTYESAGNQQAAVTMVADGQTVTASTTVEVRAGEPPTADFTVEDDAGDSEYHVVGETITFDGSASSDNVALADSYEWRIDGTPETGQRVSRAFGSPGTYEVTLTVADRSGKTANVTKTVRIVAGDDPTARAAASPAEVEAGAPITLNGSASSDERGSVETYEWSAPGGDVTDADQNTPGASVTFPSPGEYRVNLTVTDNNGNTGTDGVAVTVTNASDPAIENYTVPSEVSAGETFDVSANATDNSDRALTYAWTFRQGGDADRREGANATYAFDGIGDATVQLVVEDAAGRTAATERIPVEVTDAPSARLSVPNRTRTGKTVTLDASNSTDSIGEIVEYRWDFDGNGTIDATTTANATVTHEYGSSGTYEPVVTVVDDDGNADEASARIEVESERKAATGGGGGGGGGSTSLGPPPVVTETERTGPNAFAIDVRNARGDEAVKADLPASAVADETGVRFRAIAVDLRSDDTHVVFESSASADPPEGAPALDSAGRTLAYLDLGASALDTGVENATVEFAVRRSALGALTSGDDVAVYRNATEWERLDARVVEATDDTYRIAATTDELGTLAVGANRPLSVADTRLEREVVATGDDVTANVTVENTGTAARSATVNLTLDGSAIASKTVEVAAGESADVTLSGTAPSPGEYEVAVEGTAAGTLAVKETIPANTSVVDVSLNSSTISAGEAVEITATVENTGGEAGERPVALTMFGDELATKNVTVPAGETTEVTFVRRVNAAGNYTVEVADRTATLGVTSEGDGGGFGDPAPNVPGFGVGATVVALLAAVLVARMRV
- a CDS encoding right-handed parallel beta-helix repeat-containing protein — its product is MRRTLVALAVLGTLLTSVGPVASSPTEAVGDDAGEAGFDSRTSADSRAPAPIDSCTTIRESGRYALTTDLRNVSADQCIRVRASDVVLSGRDHLVDGRGAFGTAGVAVGAWGSGVSNVTVRNLTVADWDDAVRLTEADRGVLADVTATRSRVGVRLYGASRNRLAGVRATGNAVHGLSLLDDSDRNVAANVTAAGNSLFGVHLGADSSGNAVRNVTARENEYGVVAVGVDGNSVVGGSATGNRVAGVWLSAADGNRIADLRLTNRFYGVFLADGASNNALAGNRATDNAVGVRLRNADGNRLRRNVASGNRDGLLFVESDRNLVAGNRVVDNRRGVSLLASDDNRLRANEIRGNRRDFVVARGSANNSVSRSERKIGKGLFKKCFYFF